The genomic DNA CCACCACCTCTCGCAATATACATCATATCAAGAGCGGATTGAAGGTAGTAGCTGTTTCCGAAGCGATTGCCGTCCGAGCTATGAAGGATCCAGCGTTGTTTAATTTCGTCATGCTTCTCGTACTTCTGGACGGCAAGGACCTTGCCCTCGCTGTTGCGAGCCAGGGCCAGTCCGTTGCCCTCGATGGTGACAAAGCGACCCTCTGTGATGGCTCCACGCACCAGCTTGTAGCCATTCTCGACGAGCGAAGCCATGTCCTGCTCAAGGTTTTTGGCGCCGTAAGGGATGGAGGGATAATTTCCATGAGCAAAACCTTTCTGGCATTTGGCCGGTCCTACCCACGGTCCCGACAAGGAGCCCAGTGACAAGTTACCGCTCCAGTTGTTGTCCGGGCGGGGTTCGGGGGTACGAACGGAGCTGATGTGGGGTAGTGAGTAGTCGGGGTTCTCGAAGTCGAACGCGTTGACCATATCGGTCAtatgctggcggcgccacggTGTAATGCCAGTTGCGCTCATTTTGTAGCCATTTGCTTTGGCCCAGGCCTCAATGAACATAATGTCCGACGTGTGGTCGCCAGTCTCAGTAAAGACGTGGCCGCCACGAGTCCAGGGGGACACAATGAAGCGAGGGACACGAGGGCCTAGTTGGGTTGTCAGTTTCAATACTACTACTCTTGTGCTTGCTTCGGCTACGAAGCCTTGCAACACGTACCGGGGCCGATCGGAACAACACCGTTCGCAGGGTTGAAGGGGTCTTCAATCCATTCACCGGTGGCATCGCTTGGCGCGACGGGAGGGATGACGTGATCAGCCCAGCCACCTTGCTCATCGTAGCTAACAATGAGGGCCGTTTCGTTATAAATGGGGCTATGCATGACGGCGTCTATGATGTTTTTATGCAGCcaggcgccgtcgatggGCATGTTTGGGGCGTGTTCTGACTGCTCGGCTGGCCCCACGATCCAGCTGACCTGGGGCAGAGTGCCATTCGCGCATGCGTCATAAAAGGCCTGTAGACCAGGGAAGGAAATGCCGTTATCGCGAAGCACGTTGCCTTTGGGAGCGTCCTGATATTGCTTAAAGTAGGCAAGCATGTTGTCTTCAAAGTTATCGAAGTCTTGCCAAACGCGCCACGAGATTCCGGCTTCCTCGAGGTGCTCTGGGACGGTCTTGTGAACGAAAGGGAAACAATTGACCTTTGGTCGGTCGCACCCGGGGCTGGCCCGGTTAGAGAGAATATTTCCCTCTTCGCCATTAGGGTTAGTGGGCGAGCCTTTCGTATTGACGGAGCCGCTCATCCACATAATGCGGTTGGGGTCCGTCACGCCGAGTATACTTTGGTGCGAATTGTCCATGATGGTCCAGCCGTTAGCGATGTCCCAATGCGTCTGCACATCACTTTGCGTATAGTATCCCATACTATAGTCGGTATCATATAGTGCCCACCCGTCGCCCTTGCCGCTATTCCAGGCGCCGTGCATGGCCTCCCAGCCGTTAGAGCCGCCACCCATGCACTGGGTTGCTTCCGGCCAGTCACCACCAAGGTAGTTGATATGCCAGGGAGTCATGGAAGTGACTCCATTCTTGGGCGTCTTTATCTTTCTGGGAGTCACGTAGTGAGAAATTAATGCTTTCGGTCCAACATGATGGCATCTTTGCTTACTGCTTCCAGACGGGCACGCCCTCGTTGGTCCGGACGTTTGGATCGCCAAAGTTGCGTGTACCGGGCATGGTGCCAAAGTACTGAGTCAAGTTATTACATCCTGCACCTAAAGAGAATGAGGCGAAGGGAAGGTCGTTCGAGTATACATACGTGGTCAAAAGAGCGGTTCTCCTGCATGAAAAGAATAATGTGTTTTATGTCTTTGAGTGACCCGCCCTGCACGGTGGCAGCCGAGGCCAAGATGAAGCCACTCAGTATTGAGTACCACATGTTGAATTTTGTTGTTTCTTGACCAAACTTCCGTCTCAACTAGGAcggggtgagtgagtgccAGAGCAACAGGAGGGGGCCTTGCGTGGTTATTAATGAGATACACATCGGCCAAGGACCGACTTCCTCATTCACCCAGTGCATACGACGCGGAACCAGTTTGCCGGCACTAGCCCTAGGCCGCATTTTACCCTTCACGTGTGGGCTATCAATTCGACGATGGGAGGCGGTCCCCGCCATGTACGGCGGGCCTGCCAGACATGGCATCAAGTGTTGGAGACGGACTCATCGACCTTCTACTTACCGCAATACCGGAAACAACGGGGCCTGCACTGAGAGCAACAGAAGAGCCAACCAATTAATGGCGCAGGATGCAGCACGATCTGGGGTCTGATGGCTCTGGTGTGGAGAGACCTATCTAGCGAGGTTCATTACCAATACAAGTCTACGGAAAGCAGTGAAGGCATGGTGCAGATGCTATGTCTGACAACCCTAGTGCGGCAATTGGCCGAGAGGATTGGCGCACGGCAGCCCAGTTACCCAAGACGTTAGGACAGTGTTGAGATGCCTACGAAGGCGAGAATATAAGGCGCTGGCACTACGCAGACGAATCGGACCACTGGAGGAGATGACCCTACCCGCCGGCCGAACGGCGACAGCGTGACATTGTCTCTTCATGtagcgcggcgccggcgcgaaAAGGTCTGGTGTCCGTGCCACGGAGGGCGGGCGTCATGACTGGCGATACAGTAGCGGGCACGGGCGCACGTGTTCGGCGATGCGACCCTTCGTTGACGTGTTGGAGATGCTTTCGTTGTCTAGCGTGCTAGAAGGACTCGACGTAACTTGATGTTGTAACGCACCCACCGCACATGTGTCGAACAGGATCCCAGTGCCGTGAGTGATACATGCGTAGCTTTTGGTAGCTGTGTATGTAAGCGGTGGAACGGATGGACAAGATATGTAGGAACTAAGTTAGTGCGAGTCGACAACGGCTGGCGGCTATGTCCTATCCAACGAGAGCGCCCACGTGCGCGGGGCGGCCCACGAGGATCATCACCAACACACTCTACTTGTCAATCACACGGGCATTCGATATCTTCCTGGGCCGTGGCATTCTCCGCTGATTCCATGGTATACATATACTTGCTTGGCTTGACTGGTCCCGGTCGTGGCACACGTGCTCTCTCGGATTGACGGACAGGGAAATAGCTCATGACCCTCCATATTAATGTTCCCCCGGACGTTCCCAACCAACCAGCGCTGCGACATTTCCCATATACATGTGGTCCTAGAATTTACCAGGGGCAGGGTCTTCGCAGTGCCGACGTTCTTTCCTACTTTGCTCCCAATGAGACGTTGCGCTCGTGCCCAATTGCTTCGTTGTCTCGAACGGGCGCTCGGTCCGGTTTGGACGACCTGGTGAGCAGCTTATTATTAGCCACTTGTGGCGCTAGGTTTGCACTGAGAGTGAAGCTCATGGAGTCGGCGGTTGATGGTCGAGAGAAGTTCGTGAGGCGCAGTCGCCATGAATGGTTCGCATGGCTGTGTCTTTGGCTGACGATTCCCATCATCTGCTTTGGACTTTATACCACTATTGTCCAGAACAAATGGGGAGTCTCGTTGCCGCAAAGCTCCCGGCTTCCCGATGGTGGCCACAACAGTGACACCGCACTGCCGCAAAGCCACCACGAacccggcggcgacctccACGTTAACGACCCGTCCGTATTGCACCCGGACCATCATATATTTCGCCAACCACGCAGTATTCGCCTAAGGTGGAACATTACGAAGCAAGGACGCAGGCCTGATGGCGTGCTCAAGGATGTTTATCTCATCAATGGTAACTTTGCTCTCCATGGGCATACGAGAAGGGTTGCTAAGTGACTATCAGGTCAATTCCCTGGCCCGACAATAGAAGCGCGATCGGGAGACCAAATTGAGGTCACAATCACTAACAACATTGACACGGATACTGGCGAGGGGCTTGCCATACACTGGCACGGCATGTTCATGAAAGGTCGGTCCGCGTTGACCTTGCACGCGTGCCAACATTCGTCTGCTAACAACGCAACCCACACCCAGAAGCCAATGAAATGGATGGTGTAGTCGGTGTGACACAATGTTCTATACCTCCTGCCGCCTCGTTTACCTATACATTTCGAGTTCATCCAGACCAACATGGAACATTCTGGTACCATGCACATTCTGCGGTACAACGAGCAGACGGTCTGTACGGCGGCTTCGTTGTTCACAAGCCTGTGGATCAAGACGGACAAAATGACCCATCGCTCTACCAGTACGATAGCGAAAAGTTGCTACTCATTGGTGACTGGTATCATGCTAgtgccgatgccgtcctcgccgaaTATAAAGATTTCCGTAATTTTGCATATGAGGTAAGCCCGGATGTTGGTGGCTCCATGTTCATTCAGATCCTAATGCAAAACGCAGCCAGCTCCAGATTCCTTGCTCATTAATGGTCATGGATCATACAACTGTTCGGACGCCCGCCCTGGAGCCCCGGTTGACTGCGTGGAAGTTCCAGTCCCCGTGGTCCGTGTCCCAGGCAAGAGGGCTACACGGTTGCGGGTAATCAATACTGGGTCATCTACAGGATACTCTCTTCAACTAAAAAAAGCCACCTTTCAGCTGATTACAGTCGATGGAGGCGGAAGGGTATCGGATGAAACACCACAGACACCTACCATCGGAGTTGTTTACCCCGGTCAGCGGGCTGACCTCCTTCTGGTTCCGGACGACCGTTCCACCCGAGATACAGATGCCACCATCTCGGTCATCCTAGATCAAGAGTTTGTCTCCCAATGCTTCTAGGTACACTGACATTGGCTTAATAATACAGATTAATGCCTCTTTGGAATCCTGCGCTTACAAGCAAACAATCTTTCTCACTTGCTTGGTCCGATTCCCTCGATACGACATTCCGCCGCAAGACAAACGGCATGCGTATCGTCAACATCTATGATCTCGCTGATATACAAGCCCCTCATGTTCCAACCGCATATACGCTGCGAAATGCGCCAGATGAGATTGCACTGCTCTATACCAGTCTCGCGATCAACTCATTTAAAGACGATGAGCCATGGGGTGAGCTCAACCATACATCATGGGTGTGGGAAAACCCGAAGGCAAAGCCTTTGTTAGCCATGAACAAGGCAGACTGGGAGAATGGCACTGTTCAAGCCAATCCCATGAGAAGCTTCCATGTTCCGTGGTTTGAGGCTGATAATGAGAGATGGTTGGAGCTGATTGTAAACAACGTTGACGACAAGGGCCATCCGTTTCACCTGGTACGCAGCGCTTAGGAGGAGCCCGGCAGCACAATCTGACAACTCAGCTAACATCAAGCATCGGCAGCACGGATATGACTTCTACGTCGTCGCTTCGCGTCAGCCTAGCGCACGTGGGAAAACATATAACCCCTTTGACGAAGCGCACCAGGCATATAAAGATCGGAATCTGGACACCCCAGTGAAAAGAGATACAGTATATATTAAGCCACAGGGCCACGTTGTGTTGCGTTTCCAGCTGCACAACGCCGGACTGTGGCTCTTGCATTGCCATGTTCTATGGCATCAGGCGGTCGGGATGGGCATGGTGATACAGATCGGCAATGTGACACAGGAGACGGCGAAGAAAGCCGGGGAGTCTTGTAAATAATAACGATTAATCTCGTTCCCAGGATGTAGTTGGAGGACCACCACCTCTGCCGGCAGTAGACATAGACTAAAACGGCTGAATTAGAACTCAATTATAAAGCTGGCTTTACATGATTATTAAATATATCTATTAAGTAATACTAGGAATCTAAGTAGAGAGTACTAGCCGCATAGATATTCCACTCTTATTTTTTTCGAGTTAATTATATGCTATATAGCCGCATCCCACATCCTATATATAAAGGTGCGTAAGCGTAACTTAACATTAATATACGAGATCAGCCCTCCACGCTTAACTAAAAAGGACCAACGCCGCTACTTACCTAAAGCCTCCTCGTGTCAGCCTGGACACCCACAGGCAAGGACGCCGTCCTCCGCAAAACAAGGACTGGAGATGCCAGCGCCCTTGTTCACGCCGTTCCGGAGACTTCCACCCGAGCTGCGGCTCAAGATATGGAAGCACGCGCTGGCAATCGCGACGGCTGGCAGAATGATCCGAGTCGCCGTCTGCCACGAACTCCAGGTGATGATGCACGCTTGCGTCACGGGGGACGGACAATTCTGCGGCAATCACGGCCACTGCCCGAGATACGTGCAAGGGGCATCACTTGACTGCTCCAACTGCATGGCCGACGGCTACTTTTGCTCCCACGACGCGTtccccgagcccgaggaccCAGCGtcgcgcgaggcgctgcaAAGCCTCTGCCTCGCATGCCGCGAATCTAGGGGCGTCGTGACTTCATCGCCTTACGCCCGGCAGCTGCGCGTATATCGCAGGTGTTGGCATCCAGAAGTCCAGTCGAAGCTCGTGCGCTCCGATCCTGCAAGCGACACACTCCTGGTCCTCGACGTGCCTGACATGAGCCGCGGCCACCGACCTGCGACGCCATCGGACGAGAGCCTTGCACGAGAGGCGACTCCGTCTCAGCCAAAGGATTTTCCTGGGGACCAATACCTGTTTCGGCGGTTTCGCGACGCCCTGTCGTCCTTTGAGCGTGTCGCGTTCCGCTACGAAGGGCTGCAGCGGACCGATAGACGGAACGAGTTCGTAACGACACCCGACTTCGCGGGCTTGCTGTTCTTCCTTGACTCTATGAAAGCACTGTACGCCTGGCCCGATCCAAGGTTCTGGGCCGATGTCATCGCGAACGCCACCGTGGATGATGTTGGGAGCCTTGCGCCGCCAGAGGAAGCCGAGGAAGCTCCAGCCGTCTCCTTTTTGGCCCAACAGGTCGAGGACCTCATAGGCGACTACAGAGGCTAGGCTCAAAGACAGAGGGACCATGCCCCTCGGAGCGACACGCACTGGATACCGGAGCCGCGAGACCTGGAGCGCATCGGCTGCTACGTCCCG from Purpureocillium takamizusanense chromosome 4, complete sequence includes the following:
- a CDS encoding uncharacterized protein (CAZy:AA1~COG:Q~TransMembrane:2 (o69-86i107-128o)~antiSMASH:Cluster_4.5~EggNog:ENOG503P17W) encodes the protein MTLHINVPPDVPNQPALRHFPYTCGPRIYQGQGLRSADVLSYFAPNETLRSCPIASLSRTGARSGLDDLVSSLLLATCGARFALRVKLMESAVDGREKFVRRSRHEWFAWLCLWLTIPIICFGLYTTIVQNKWGVSLPQSSRLPDGGHNSDTALPQSHHEPGGDLHVNDPSVLHPDHHIFRQPRSIRLRWNITKQGRRPDGVLKDVYLINGQFPGPTIEARSGDQIEVTITNNIDTDTGEGLAIHWHGMFMKEANEMDGVVGVTQCSIPPAASFTYTFRVHPDQHGTFWYHAHSAVQRADGLYGGFVVHKPVDQDGQNDPSLYQYDSEKLLLIGDWYHASADAVLAEYKDFRNFAYEPAPDSLLINGHGSYNCSDARPGAPVDCVEVPVPVVRVPGKRATRLRVINTGSSTGYSLQLKKATFQLITVDGGGRVSDETPQTPTIGVVYPGQRADLLLVPDDRSTRDTDATISVILDQELMPLWNPALTSKQSFSLAWSDSLDTTFRRKTNGMRIVNIYDLADIQAPHVPTAYTLRNAPDEIALLYTSLAINSFKDDEPWGELNHTSWVWENPKAKPLLAMNKADWENGTVQANPMRSFHVPWFEADNERWLELIVNNVDDKGHPFHLHGYDFYVVASRQPSARGKTYNPFDEAHQAYKDRNLDTPVKRDTVYIKPQGHVVLRFQLHNAGLWLLHCHVLWHQAVGMGMVIQIGNVTQETAKKAGESCK
- a CDS encoding Phospholipase C (COG:M~antiSMASH:Cluster_4.5~SECRETED:SignalP(1-19~SECRETED:cutsite=VQG-GS~SECRETED:prob=0.7527)~EggNog:ENOG503NUWZ) translates to MWYSILSGFILASAATVQGGSLKDIKHIILFMQENRSFDHYFGTMPGTRNFGDPNVRTNEGVPVWKQKIKTPKNGVTSMTPWHINYLGGDWPEATQCMGGGSNGWEAMHGAWNSGKGDGWALYDTDYSMGYYTQSDVQTHWDIANGWTIMDNSHQSILGVTDPNRIMWMSGSVNTKGSPTNPNGEEGNILSNRASPGCDRPKVNCFPFVHKTVPEHLEEAGISWRVWQDFDNFEDNMLAYFKQYQDAPKGNVLRDNGISFPGLQAFYDACANGTLPQVSWIVGPAEQSEHAPNMPIDGAWLHKNIIDAVMHSPIYNETALIVSYDEQGGWADHVIPPVAPSDATGEWIEDPFNPANGVVPIGPGPRVPRFIVSPWTRGGHVFTETGDHTSDIMFIEAWAKANGYKMSATGITPWRRQHMTDMVNAFDFENPDYSLPHISSVRTPEPRPDNNWSGNLSLGSLSGPWVGPAKCQKGFAHGNYPSIPYGAKNLEQDMASLVENGYKLVRGAITEGRFVTIEGNGLALARNSEGKVLAVQKYEKHDEIKQRWILHSSDGNRFGNSYYLQSALDMMYIARGGGLTKDRNQAQEIIFTYSASGSVYTLSTKEGGHVGFTKTDGGNKKCRDVGKVYWNGEATKFQVFGVNYRS
- a CDS encoding uncharacterized protein (EggNog:ENOG503PSDD~antiSMASH:Cluster_4.5), which translates into the protein MPAPLFTPFRRLPPELRLKIWKHALAIATAGRMIRVAVCHELQVMMHACVTGDGQFCGNHGHCPRYVQGASLDCSNCMADGYFCSHDAFPEPEDPASREALQSLCLACRESRGVVTSSPYARQLRVYRRCWHPEVQSKLVRSDPASDTLLVLDVPDMSRGHRPATPSDESLAREATPSQPKDFPGDQYLFRRFRDALSSFERVAFRYEGLQRTDRRNEFVTTPDFAGLLFFLDSMKALYAWPDPRFWADVIANATVDDVGSLAPPEEAEEAPAVSFLAQQVEDLIGDYRG